A segment of the Anopheles cruzii chromosome 2, idAnoCruzAS_RS32_06, whole genome shotgun sequence genome:
CGATCTGACAGATGGTATGCCGGACATTAGCATCGATGTGCTGGACGACACATCGATGCCCGGAATGCTCACAAACGCTTTGAAACACTCGCAGGCGAGCCTCAGCTCCGAACCGGACTTTCTGCCCTTCGCAAAGGACCCCAGTGGTCGGTACATCGTGCTGTATACGTTTATTGCGCGCGACGAGAACGATGTATCGGTCGAGCGGGGCGAGTTTGTGACGGTGTTGAACCGTGAGGATCCGGAGTGGTTCTGGATCGTACGCAGTGACGGTCAGGAAGGTTTCATACCGTCCGGGTTCGTGTATCCGGCCGAAAACATTCTACAGGGTCAGTCTGgaaagcagcaacagcaagggGGAGGTGTAAATACTTTGGATATGAACATGGTGCCAATGGGGGGCGGTGGTTGCGGTACGAACATGGCAATCAGtgccaaccaacaccaacagcaacaacagcaacatcaacagcagcagcaacaccagcaacagccGGGCATTGGGTCGGATGACTTGCGGTACCACGGAACCGAGTTGGTTATGCTGTACGATTATAAGGTAGGGTAGATGCGCTGGAATGGGTGGTTTATCTCGCAATTGCAACGTTCTGACGCAACATTGTTCTCCCACGATACCACAGGCACAAGCACCAGACGATTTGAGCGTCCGGCGAGGCGACTGGATCTACGCCGACCTCAACAACCAAACGGTGGACGGCTGGTTGTGGGCCTACGCACCGAAAACCCGCAAATACGGTTTCATACCGAAAGCGTatgctcgcccgcccgccatgACAAGTCTGTAGCTTCCGCTTCAACCCCTCAAGCGTGTCGGACGTCGAGTTTCGTCCCTTTTCACATTGGCtaggtttaatttatttgtaaaacaGCTAAAAGTGCTTAAAATATCGCCTAACTGTTTCCCTTCTTACGGGAACCCATTCCATCGATGGCTGATTCCATTTCAGCCTTCGCAACAGGCCCGCATCATGGCGGTGCCGCTAAAAATACTACACTTTGAAGAATAACGATGgtttttgtgtattttatgTACGAGTACGACGGAGCGCCAAGTCTATTAACTTTATTTTCTAATAAtatattttataataaaaGAACGCAGTGGTGAATCAAAACAACTAAGAATCTTCCTGCTCTTTCTTACTTTCGACAATTGCTTCCCGTTTACGTTTGAGTTCTTCGTACTGCTTGCGCACGGTTTTGATTTGCTCCTGTTCAACTGTTACCGGCACACGGCACTCGATCTGCTCCTGCCGCATAAATTCCAATGTTTTCAGCTTCTTTTCGAGAAAATCGAGCTGCTGAGACTCCAGCTGCTGGCGGTACTCCTGCAGACGACTGTCCTTGATTTGGTCGCAGTGTATGTTGGTTAGTTTGCGCAACGAGTCCTTGCGGGTGATCCAATGAAAGTGTCTGTTCCGGAAAGGAAACCAGGTCTTAGGAACGAGAGAATCAACAACACTTGCAAGCACTTACGTTGGGTAAGGTTTGTACACTAGATCTAGCTTTTCGAGAATATACTCGAACCGCCGATAGTCCCATCGTCGCAGGTAGCGTAGGAAGCGCTTACGCTTGTCGATCAGTTCTTTCAGCTGCACCTTGACCACCGATTGGCGCGGAAACTGTTCCATGTACTCCTGCAGGCTGCGAATGCGAGCCGTCATAAGACCCACTGGAAAAAATCAACTTAATTTAAACATATGCAGAAAAGTGAAGCACCAGCGAAACTTACGTGTGGCCTCCATCGATCCGTAGTCCAGCTCGTGTCGGTATACTCGACGCACCATGTCCTCTTTGAAGTTTTCAACCATTTCCCGCCGCCGATTGTGCTCGAGAGTGAACAACTTTCGCACGGACTCATCGGCCGTTTCGAGCTCCTTTGAGTCGCGGAAGTCCTTCATCAACTCCGTACCGGCAAACTTTGGCAGGCCCTGAAGGTCTCCCGATTTCTCAGGCTTATAGCAGGGGATTTTCTCTGGCCGCACCCATTTGATTTTGAGATCTGACTTTAGTGCGTACGTGCGGACAATCTGGTTGATGGAGGAAGCTGTCGGCCTTAACTTGACTAGGGAATTCATCCTGGAGCGCGTTGTTACGAAAGACGATCACACTGTTTTTGAGTTGGCCcggaaaaatgtaaacacacGGAAGGAAATCtttttttgacatttcgtaAGTTTTGATGGTGCGCCATCTGTATGTGATGATTTGTACTAGTTTAACCTCTcgcttttttcaattttattcaaattcttcaattttattcaattcttctttttttctttttttttggaatttttcgattcccgagaaaatttttcgctttttggcGAACTCGCCGGGGCCCAAATTCTACCAGGGGAACATACCAACTCAGAAGGTAGCGAAACGTTCACGAAGGAATTCGTTTGGCActaaaaacatgaaaaacgTGTCGTTATAATGTAATTATAGCCTAATCCTAAGCCTAATCGACAGTCCTTAAGTGGTATTTGAATAGACCGCTAAGTTTGTTGACATTAACCGGTCAATGTTGGTCAAATTCATTAGATGCACTGACGCAATTAACTTGGGAATCTCCTGGACGGGGGATCTACTATAGATAAGGCGGATTTATAAACACGCAATCGCTTATACTAAACGGCATTTGACTTGTAATCTACCAACAAGCTTCTCAGTAAATTTTTCTTCGGCAGACTTTAGAATCGGCAGGTAAATATTCTTTGTGCAAAGCCTTTCAACTTCGATAGgctttttaaataattcaaaattattaaTCCCTAAGGTGCCGGATACACTAGCAGTGGCGGAGTTAAACAATGAAAGAAACGTACGACGGAAAACAAACTGGTTTGTCCTTCTTGTTTTCGTAATGTTGTTCTCGACACGGGAAATCCTCCTGGCTCTCGAATGGTCCCTGTTACTTTCGCGTCTTATTGAGCAAATTCTCTGATTAGTTCCGGTTTCTAATATCACAAAATTCTGTGTATTCAGTGAATAGTATTCAGTACGTAATGTTATAAACTTATACCAAAAGAGGTCGGGAACAATTAGGTGCGCTTTCAAGGATACCCGTCCTGGGCAACGATGCTTTCACTGGATATAATAGTTGCCGGGAGAAGGGAAAAATTCTTTCTGTTTTCATTCCAACAGCACGCAGGATCTGTTGAATGCAGATGATAATTGATACTCTTGTCCGTCGGTActcttccatttgtttgctaGAATGATCCGAGATCGTTCGAGACACACCGTGAAACCTTTCACGTAAGCAAAATGTCAAAACATAATGGGTCGGTAGACCAGCCTTCTGTCTCCACCGTGATCGCCATGATTGATCGTCTGAAGTGGAAGTCCTTGTACATAGGGCCAGGTTTTTggacattttgtttgttttcccccaCCGTGAGTCGTTGCAGAATAGGGTTTTGTTACAGTTGTACATGACCTTAAAACGACCCCTTCGGCGACTACGGAACCGAACCGCTTTCAATTTAGGAATAGTCGAAGGACAAGTCTGCCATGCTTTTCTCTTGTAGTTCAAGCGACAACCTCACGATGTCGATGATGTTGAACTTAATGGCCGATCAAGGTTGGGAATTCcccgggttttatttttcaccactATTTTCTTCCACACAGCCCAACCCACCACTGCACGAGAAGTTCCGGCTTTCAGAACTGGTGGAGTTTAAAGGCGTAATTTACACGCATCAGACAAATATTTGTGAGAATGGTCACGATATCTTCATCTTCTCGTTTCACGCGAGCGATGCCGGTGAACGGTGACAATCACGAAAAGCAAACTTACGGTTCCcgtttgagtgtgtgtgaggatCTATTGTATTTCGTTTTATTCGCCGGTCAATGACCATTCAAGAAACGAACCGCTTCAAGGATACGACATGGGTGGAAAAATCTGGGTAAAAGAAACAGATACACACCCGACCTGCTAGTGGGGATGCAGCATCCCTAGaagaacttgaacttgaaatcggcccggccggtcggacgaTGGGCACAAGTGACTCAACCACTGGATCTCTTCGGTTTTGCCCGCGGtttcggccgccgtcgggttgGGTCGGCTCCGGCTGGTCACAAACAACCTTGCGCCATCAACCTCCACTGCTCCACCGCTGGCACGAATGTTGCGACAGTTATTGTTGACTCCCGTCCACCTGCAAGACGGAACCGTCGACGCGCTCACGCTGGGTTGATCCGTGATGCTGCGATCGTCAGCGTCTGCGGCACAGCATAAAAACCTTTATTTGACTATTGATGTGTAGCAGTTGATCGTTCGTCTTCGAACATTAAACATCGACCGTGTTCGGGACACACGCCCGCGGTGAAGTAAATAGATTGTGACATCGGTTTAAAAATAGCCTCAGACCGTTCAGGATGAAATTGTTCGTGGTGTTATGCACGCTGCTGGCGGTAGCCCTAGCAGCTCCAGTGGCACAGTTCGGGTTCGGATATCCCGGTCTAGGAGGAGGTATTTACTAGCTTGGCCGCGGCCGTGAGTGTGGCGTAAAAAGCGAGAATCGAGTGTAGTGCAAACATTGGGCGCAGAGTAGTGGTGAACTCTTCTAAAGCTCTTCGCTTTGTCTATTTCTGTACCTTTGCTAACATTTTACATCACCTAACAGCCAAGTagtgaaattgatttaatttttttaccgtttttttttcttgcgcaAAAACGATATCCCGAATGGTTGAACGATAACTGAATGCTCTTTTCCTAAACACGATCGTAGGCagagcatttcgaaaaggTAGCCACCATGTGTTACATTACTCTCAAGCACACCACGGAGTGTAAATgtagttttatttaaatatctTTCTCTTCGCTTCAAAATGACCAATTTCGATTTAATCAATGGCCGAACGTATCGAAAACTGCACCTGCACAACTGATGCATCTGTaaacacactctctctcacacacacacacgcgtacacAATGCTCAGCCCTACGAAAAGGTACGGTAGTGTTTCGTCCTACACATTAAATATTCAGATTTACAAACATCAGAAACGTCCACAACCCGCCCATGTTTAAGTTATGTGATCAGTCCcgttgtttcaaaattaaaaaacagaGTTCACACACTTCATGAACCTACACGTCTTGAGACAGGCACAGAAGTAGAGtagtaaaaatattaatattttatccTTATTTCAATTACTATTTTCTGCCAATTTCTGTTAAAGAATAAAATCCTTCAATACTTTATTGTAGCTAAAATCATCCAAATAGAGTTACATTCGTTGGCAGTGTTACCGAAAGTTTCGCGCAGACTATCCAAACCGAATTAAGTATACCTAATTTGAATAATGGCCAAAATCCCCGCAGGACCGGTTACGCCGTGTCAACAGTAGTGTCTGCTGTCTCGCGGATGTTGTTCTTAATCGTCTCATGCGGAACGTGTGCCGTTGGGTTCCGACAAAAATCTACCGATATGTACACAATCGGAGTTTGATTGAGTTGTGTGACGTCTTCACATTAGCATTTCGCATTTTTgccgattgtttgtgttttatatTTGAACGGCGACAAGATATAAATGTACGAACAGATGGATGAACGAATGGAACTCCTGGGCCAGTTCTGGTCTCATGGGAACCGCAACCGTTCATAAACGGTTTAGTGTTAAGATTACTACTCGGCATGGGTGTGGTTGTTGTAGACGATCGTAGTCCGTATTGTTTTACCTGCTCTGCCCTTCTTCAGCTTAACCCCACCGCTAATCGTAGTTTGCTTGTGATGGTCGGTTTCCGGTTGGTATTTCTAGGCTTCTTTCCCATAGCGGTTGCGGTGCCCGTAGCAGTGGCACCGATCGGTTACGCCCCGGTCGGTGTCCCCGTAGCCCCGGTAGGATACGCAGTCCCAGGTAATGGCTTCGGTCACAGTAAGACTCATCGAAAAAGGGGTATCCTCGTGCGGGCCGGTGTTTGGAGGCGTTGCCGCACTGTGAAGGACTCTCTATTTATCGTTACGTTTCCTTCCGTTTCCGAAATTTCCGGATAAGAaccacaccatcatcatcatcatcaccatcggcaCCGACCACATTATGAACGCTACGATGGACCTATAGGAGGACATGTACCACTTGGAGTCGTTGGGCcactcggcggtggtggcggaggatTCTCTGGTAGCCAGGCGAACGCGCAGTCGGCCTCTTTCAACATTGGGCTGGGTGGTATTTCAGGATCGTTCAGCAATTCGAACGCCAACTCGTTCGGAGGTGGTAGTGGCCTCGGAGGATCGGGTGCCCAAGCTTCCGCACAGTCCGCCTCGTTCGGTGGAGGTCTCGGAAGATTCGGAGGTTCGGCCTCGAATGCCCAAGCCTCGGCAAACTCGtttggaggtggtggtggtggattcTTGCCGTAAGTAACTGATTTCTTTGACTACTGTAAGTGTTACCGTTCGTCGTTCTGATACCATCGGTTTGTATTTTGTAGGTTCTTCTAAGTGAAACCATAGGATGACGGAGCTGTACATAGGAACACACCACGAGCGAAGCGAATTTAACCGATGGTGTTATCTCTGATGTTTtgtaaagtttttttttatttatgaataaaatgtTAAGCAACAAAGAAATCGGAACCAAACGGGTTTTGGAGTGAACCGAAGGGCTGCCCCCGAATGCGATACGATATGCAGCCCATAACGTGcccaacgaaacgaaagactcaCCGTcagcaagcgacgaacctttTCGTTGTCGTCAAGGTCGAGAGTTGCGTCGCTGAAGATGCCGTGGTTCACACTTCACGTTGCAAGGTTTTGGGAGGCTTCGGTTGAGtattgattgaaaaaaaactaGGATACAATAAAACTGTATCAGCACACGACCGTTGACCGTCAAGTTCATTTATCatacacggcacggcggagAGATCAGCCGTTTTTAAGGGTTACTTTTGGTGCAATAACTGTTTCGatcatcgttcgttcgtaAAAGAATGTTCATCTACGCAGCGGCTGCCCATGATAGCAGAACGGGAAAACTTGGAGATAAAGCAAAACGCGCAAAAAGGCCGCTAAAAACATGTTTGTTGGATAACAAATCTGGAAACTCGTTCTTCTCTATCATCTTATGGCTGAATGTTTCAATACTGGGTAAAATCCTTTATTCGGTTCTAACCGCTCTTAAAACAGTCATATAGATAAAACAAACCTAGtaaaaaatggttgaaaatcTGGAACTGATAtgaatgattttaaattaaattaattgcataaaacaaaagcgtttgtttttaaattaaaagttttGTTCGTCAAGTCTCTTCGTGTTTCATCGTCTAGGGATTTCATCCAATACTCGTTAGTAATTTAAACGGTTGTTGAGAAATATTGCAATATTAAGTATATTAAACAGGgatgattgatttgtttttgtctcTTTTATATTTTAACTTTAAATGCGGCTTCAACCGTAATTCGACAATCTGTCCCGCTGTTGGGTCACTTGCATTGTGGCCTTAAGCGAGAAAGGGACAAGTGAGAAAGGTTATTCACCCGGCCCGCAGAACACCCGGTAGCAATAAGTTAACCCAACAGCCTAGCGCCTAGTATTTGTTGCGCAGCTTCGCTGGCCGattgctgttggtgctgcgcAGTTGTTGCGGGGCTACAATGGACCGGCGACGATCctccggaacggaagctgGACTTCCGTAAGCGGTGGCATGGCTTGTGGCCGAACCTCCCTTGCCGGTGCTGTAGCTGTTGGCAATGGCGATAGCACCCCCGTTGGTGCTACCAAACGTAACCGGGAACATTGATCCTCCGGCACtgggtttgctgctgcttccacGGCGCGTGCCGAAGCTTACCGCACTCTGCTCTTCACCTGCATCATCGTCCTCCTCCGAGGCCGAGTCCAACTGTACCGTGGTaacttttttcttctgcttgtCCGGAACAGCGACCGCCGGGACCAACGGTTCCAGTCCGACATCGTCCACAACCGACGGTCCATCGAACGCACTGTCTGCGTTACTTGCTCCCGGATCAGCCAACAGATCTCCTTCGTCTCCGTACGGGATATCGTTTTCGGGCGACGCTTCAGCAGGATAGGCATCGGCGAACGACTGAACCGCGGGTGCCACTGGATCAGCTGGAGGTCGACAATCGGCTGTCAGAACACAGAACAAATGTAAACGTGCAGATGTGGAGCACCGTCCTCCTCCTATACTTACTCTTCAGCAGTGTCCCTGTGGCGATGTCATCTCCGGAGGCGAACGCTGCCACACCGCTCGAAGCCGACCGACGGTGACTACGTAACCGCTGTTGCTGGTACATTGCTTGCTGATACATGGCGCTCTGCTGGAGCAGCGGCAAGCCCATCATTGGGTACGCGTTCCGGTAGTACATGAATGCTGAACCAACAAGAGAATCAGAGATCATCTAAGTTAAACGTCACACTCCAGGACCGATCATCAAACCAGATCACGCACCGTGCTGTGGATAGGGATAGGCCATACTGAGGGCCACGCCGCATAGGAGAGCAAACACTACGGTTGACTTGTACATGGTGTTCCGGATAGGTCAGCAGTGTTCACTTTGAGAGCCCCACTTGAAGAACTGTTTCACTGAATTTAACCTTCTTAAAACTTCACACTGATTGCTGCTGCCTGGGGAAGTTATTCCTTTTTGGCTACAATTACCAAAACTCGATTCCCTCCGTTTCGTTTTAGGGGAACGTCGACGTCGAAGGCAAACTGCCGGAACTGGGGATAAGCACACGCCAACGCCGCCGGATCTCGCGACCGAACCGTACAGATCTCCTACAACTGACTGATAACCATCATCCCCGGGATCATGCCTTTTATACTCCGAAGACGATCTCGGACCTTAGAGTTTCCACCGTCGGTCCGAGACCTTACCTCGTTGGTATTCATGTCCATGTGCGAGGTATTATTGCCTGCTCGTTTGTGCCACACTGCACACACTGCGGGTCTGCAGCGTCGGGCCGACTTTGCATGTGCGGCTATTGATTTTATTAGATTTTAGAATAAATTTACCGAAGAGCCGCTCCGCGTCCGCGTCGGGAAGTCTGCAACTACGATGGGAAACCAGTGACTAGGAGGTATTCGCGGGAATTGCAAGCAATAGATCAGAACCAGAGCCACACGTGTGCACTAGGTGCTCTGGATCTGGTGACTAGcagtaaaaagaaaattcaatGTTCGGGAAAAGTGTAAAACACTAATAGTAGCCATTCAGGTTGGTCTTCGATAACGATCATTCCTCATGGCTGTCTCATATCCCGCCCCGTGCCTATCAATATGGCGACTGAATCTTATCGCACCGATTCCGCCAGAAATTGGACAGCCGAAATGGATGTCAATCACTTCGTGACATCTGTCACACCATCTGTGCGCCAGTGAGTCCCGTTCTATTGTCCTCGCTTTGATACGTTCGATATCTCCCTGGGGCCGATTCCGGATACGCATTCCGCCGCTGAGGCAGCATTGTATGGTAATTTGTGCCAAAATGGCCCTCTTTGGGGCTCGTCGCGGTCGTATCTACGCGCGCTCTTCTAGTCCCACCCCCCAATCGCAACGCATTGTCCAATATTCTTCCTTCGGCTAATGGAAAGGAAGAAGCACGCGCGCGGTGGCTGAAGAGTGCACGGGCTTAATTGCTTCATGAATGAAAGAAGGTGATGATCAGGTGACGATCATAAACTTGAACAGAGTCAAATGGAGCTTGAATGGCACACTGTCTTCAACGATCATTAAAGATTTATTACAACTTATGTGCAATACGCCTTTCTACTGCTCCCATCGGCAGCTCTCGGGTAGTCCCGAAGGGAGGCAAGCGGCGGACAAGCCATCAAAAGGTGCCGCAACACGGTGCGACATCGAGGTGCAGAATACAGAACAGGCGTGCCCAAAAACAGCTGCAAACGGAAGCCTTACTTTTTGCGACCCTGTCAGGCCCTCTGTGACCGGATTGTGGATATTTTGCGAATCGCTGGAAGGTGGGCTCGTccgggaaagaaagagaccAAAACCATGGGAAAGGTTTTTGACGTCAGTCGTAAATCGTGTATTTAATGGTCCTTTCTGAAACAGAGACAAGTGCCGTTAGTTCGTACATCTGAAAAGAAACACACCCGTTTGGGGGCGCTGATCGTTAAGATGATGTTACACTCAACTTCTCCCAGAAACATGACACTGAGCCAAAGGATCGGCCATTGCTATTCAAGAACTTCTTGAAAGTCGTAAACCACTCTAAGAAGTGTCGCGTTTTGCAGTTTCTCCGAATATCTGTAACGTGTGAACGGGGCAGAGTGAAACGGAGAAGCCTAACGGTGGCCCAATTGATATGGAT
Coding sequences within it:
- the LOC128267252 gene encoding SH3 domain-containing protein Dlish isoform X2, which produces MAFLCPVRIRRGKKKKPLGGDIDKDLSSSLGLNHGMGRITGSASIETLVRVGIEKEHGLSPESKMVVLHDFTPCVDDELEVKRGQIVNILYRENDWVYVIGQDTRQEGFIPYSYCAPFNTQLADLAIKKKLPRDLTTMGADGMPDISIDVLDDTSMPGMLTNALKHSQASLSSEPDFLPFAKDPSGRYIVLYTFIARDENDVSVERGEFVTVLNREDPEWFWIVRSDGQEGFIPSGFVYPAENILQGQSGKQQQQGGGVNTLDMNMQQQQHQQQQQHQQQPGIGSDDLRYHGTELVMLYDYKAQAPDDLSVRRGDWIYADLNNQTVDGWLWAYAPKTRKYGFIPKAYARPPAMTSL
- the LOC128267260 gene encoding uncharacterized protein LOC128267260; protein product: MYKSTVVFALLCGVALSMAYPYPQHAFMYYRNAYPMMGLPLLQQSAMYQQAMYQQQRLRSHRRSASSGVAAFASGDDIATGTLLKTDCRPPADPVAPAVQSFADAYPAEASPENDIPYGDEGDLLADPGASNADSAFDGPSVVDDVGLEPLVPAVAVPDKQKKKVTTVQLDSASEEDDDAGEEQSAVSFGTRRGSSSKPSAGGSMFPVTFGSTNGGAIAIANSYSTGKGGSATSHATAYGSPASVPEDRRRSIVAPQQLRSTNSNRPAKLRNKY
- the LOC128267252 gene encoding SH3 domain-containing protein Dlish isoform X1, yielding MAFLCPVRIRRGKKKKPLGGDIDKDLSSSLGLNHGMGRITGSASIETLVRVGIEKEHGLSPESKMVVLHDFTPCVDDELEVKRGQIVNILYRENDWVYVIGQDTRQEGFIPYSYCAPFNTQLADLAIKKKLPRDLTTMGAGAGGGGPGGGGVGPGSGLVGGSDLTDGMPDISIDVLDDTSMPGMLTNALKHSQASLSSEPDFLPFAKDPSGRYIVLYTFIARDENDVSVERGEFVTVLNREDPEWFWIVRSDGQEGFIPSGFVYPAENILQGQSGKQQQQGGGVNTLDMNMVPMGGGGCGTNMAISANQHQQQQQQHQQQQQHQQQPGIGSDDLRYHGTELVMLYDYKAQAPDDLSVRRGDWIYADLNNQTVDGWLWAYAPKTRKYGFIPKAYARPPAMTSL
- the LOC128267259 gene encoding 28S ribosomal protein S15, mitochondrial encodes the protein MNSLVKLRPTASSINQIVRTYALKSDLKIKWVRPEKIPCYKPEKSGDLQGLPKFAGTELMKDFRDSKELETADESVRKLFTLEHNRRREMVENFKEDMVRRVYRHELDYGSMEATLGLMTARIRSLQEYMEQFPRQSVVKVQLKELIDKRKRFLRYLRRWDYRRFEYILEKLDLVYKPYPTHFHWITRKDSLRKLTNIHCDQIKDSRLQEYRQQLESQQLDFLEKKLKTLEFMRQEQIECRVPVTVEQEQIKTVRKQYEELKRKREAIVESKKEQEDS